From the genome of Brachyhypopomus gauderio isolate BG-103 chromosome 20, BGAUD_0.2, whole genome shotgun sequence, one region includes:
- the LOC143484117 gene encoding cyclic nucleotide-gated channel alpha-3, whose product MARTFQGQVYISCRTSCTSETHTEGSERQSRITQFALALGGRASDSKGARLATGCGEDVRLLAGRSRGTRHSQDGPCRNGYHSDASHRPLATLNLNNCNNTDNKTNSTKTNKDDKEDVKKDEHGKEEKDENKEEKKDEKGEKEVKKKAPSKADWIVDPASDLHYYWLCIVALPAFYNLMMLVTRSCFNELQHIYTTLWIVLDYTSDVIYCTDTFVRSRTGFLEQGLLVKDPKKLWEHYKKTPQFKLDLIAMIPTDLMMLKVGFNSPELRFNRLFKMSRLFEFFDRTETRINFPNIFRICNLVLYIFVIIHWNACIFFAVSKTLGFGSDTWVYPNISDPEYGRLTRKYIYCLYWSTLTLTTIGETPPPVRDIEYFFVVTDFLIGVLIFATIVGNVGAMISNMNASRVEFQAKIDSIKQYLQFRRVSKDLEARVVKWFDYLWREEKTCDEKEVLRYLPDKLKAEIAINVHLETLKKVRIFQDCEAGLLIELVLKLQAQVFSPGDYICKKGDIGREMYIIKEGRLAVVADDGVTQFVVLSDGAYFGEISILGIKGSKAGNRRTANIRSLGYSDLFALSKDDLMEALTEYPDAKNVLEEKGKAILMKDGLIDEAAATEADAKDMEGKVSMLESNLEVMQAKFTRLTAHWAAKKCNIKQRIRNMEARVKPLMVEDLSGDVEEKKSQ is encoded by the exons ATGGCCAGAACGTTCCAGGGGCAGGTGTACATCAGCTGCAGGACGTCCTGTACGTCAGAGACACACACTGAGGGGTCCGAGAGGCAAAGCAG AATAACCCAATTTGCATTGGCACTTGGAGGCCGGGCATCAGACAGCAAAGGCGCCCGATTGGCCACGGGGTGTGGCGAGGACGTGCGGCTATTGGCTGGAAGAAGCCGGGGCACGAGGCACAGCCAGGATGGGCCCTGCAGAAACGG TTATCATAGTGATGCCAGCCACCGCCCTCTTGCTACACTAAATCTAAACAATTGCAACAACACTGACAA taaaacaaatagcacaaaGACAAATAAAGATGACAAGGAGGATGTGAAAAAAGATGAGCACGGAAAGGAGGAGAAAGATGAAAACAAGGAAGAGAAAAAGGACGAAAAGGGTGAGAAGGAGGTGAAGAAGAAGGCGCCATC AAAAGCTGATTGGATTGTGGATCCTGCATCGGACTTGCACTACTACTGGCTTTGCATTGTAGCACTGCCTGCTTTCTACAATCTGATGATGCTTGTGACAAG ATCTTGTTTCAATGAACTGCAGCATATTTACACCACACTGTGGATAGTACTGGATTATACATCAGATGTCATCTACTGCACTGACACATTTGTGAGATCTAGAACAG GTTTTCTGGAACAAGGCCTGCTGGTCAAAGATCCTAAAAAGCTCTGGGAACATTACAAAAAAACACCACAGTTCAAACTCGACCTGATAGCCATGATACCAACAGATTTGATGATGCTTAAAGTGGGCTTCAACAGCCCTGAACTGAGATTCAATCGCCTTTTCAAAATGTCTCGTCTCTTTGAGTTCTTTGACCGAACTGAAACAAGGATCAACTTCCCAAACATCTTTCGGATCTGCAACCTTGTACTTTATATCTTTGTCATCATTCACTGGAATGCCTGCATCTTTTTTGCTGTCTCCAAAACACTTGGTTTTGGTTCAGACACCTGGGTCTACCCCAACATCAGTGATCCTGAGTATGGTCGTCTGACCAGAAAGTATATCTACTGTTTATACTGGTCCACACTCACTCTAACTACCATTGGAGAGACTCCACCCCCTGTTAGAGACATTGAGTACTTCTTTGTTGTTACCGACTTCCTCATTGGTGTGCTTATATTTGCCACTATTGTTGGCAATGTCGGTGCCATGATCTCCAACATGAATGCTTCGCGTGTAGAGTTCCAAGCCAAGATTGACTCCATTAAGCAGTACCTGCAGTTCCGTAGGGTTAGCAAGGACCTAGAGGCACGTGTTGTCAAGTGGTTTGACTATCTTTGGAGGGAGGAGAAGACCTGTGACGAAAAGGAAGTGCTTAGGTACCTTCCTGATAAGCTAAAGGCTGAAATTGCCATCAATGTGCATTTAGAAACCCTGAAGAAGGTGCGCATCTTTCAGGACTGCGAGGCTGGACTGCTCATTGAACTCGTGCTTAAGCTCCAAGCACAAGTCTTCAGCCCTGGAGACTATATCTGCAAAAAGGGGGACATTGGTCGCGAAATGTATATCATCAAGGAAGGCAGACTGGCTGTGGTAGCAGACGATGGCGTGACCCAGTTTGTGGTACTGAGTGATGGGGCCTACTTTGGTGAGATCAGCATCCTGGGCATCAAAGGTAGCAAAGCCGGAAACCGCCGAACAGCCAACATCCGTAGCTTGGGCTACTCAGACCTCTTCGCTCTGTCAAAAGATGACCTCATGGAAGCCCTGACCGAGTATCCCGATGCCAAGAATGTACTCGAGGAGAAGGGGAAAGCCATTCTGATGAAGGACGGCTTGATTGACGAGGCAGCGGCCACGGAAGCGGACGCCAAAGACATGGAGGGCAAGGTGAGCATGCTGGAGAGTAATCTGGAGGTCATGCAGGCCAAATTCACTCGCCTGACAGCACACTGGGCCGCCAAAAAATGCAACATCAAGCAGAGGATCAGGAACATGGAGGCCAGAGTGAAACCCCTCATGGTGGAGGATCTGTCTGGGgatgtggaggagaagaagagcCAATAG